One window from the genome of Leptospira ryugenii encodes:
- a CDS encoding LA_2490 family SGNH/GDSL-type esterase yields MKSFLKSVLLVFTSAVFVFIGVELLLRISKPKGLQYYRDVKLLHAYHPEYGVTLQKKEARFIKHYASLWQGQFTTNSLGIRGTKEADPNSPKLLCLGDSMVMGFGVSDHETFCSLLDGIKIGDKVHQSLNLGVDAYGSLGYAKRLEDILQQIDKPKEVLVFISPNDFAMPEVLRKQGILPDDELDALHENDPTWKRNFKLQFEATRVSYVLQALKLSYEQSILLSQQTKLAFFEELNQIFFQPDRYLWESFFLGQVSPKVCRKKENQTTVVCPEPIPVHEFTCIDKAPNEKDLPPLPDLTKKSYDRLYQLSLEKGFRLHPVFIPVQVEEIYCHLNGKYHPLGNYSLQAKAYWKTKSVHSIDLTDYTPEMCGTKFEEQSEIKLSKIRDFFIPGDGHLTKLGNEWVAKSLKTELGKLK; encoded by the coding sequence ATGAAGTCTTTTCTGAAATCAGTACTTCTGGTTTTTACGAGTGCGGTTTTTGTTTTCATCGGCGTTGAACTCCTCCTCCGAATTTCAAAACCAAAAGGTTTGCAATACTATCGGGATGTTAAGCTACTTCATGCCTACCATCCCGAATATGGAGTCACCCTCCAAAAGAAGGAAGCGCGTTTCATAAAACACTATGCTAGTTTGTGGCAAGGCCAGTTTACCACTAATTCTCTAGGCATTCGAGGTACGAAAGAAGCTGATCCCAATTCTCCTAAATTGCTCTGTCTTGGTGATAGTATGGTCATGGGATTTGGTGTTTCTGACCATGAAACATTTTGTTCTCTTCTCGATGGTATCAAGATAGGAGACAAAGTTCACCAATCACTAAACTTGGGTGTTGATGCGTATGGGTCCTTAGGCTATGCAAAACGACTGGAAGATATTTTACAGCAAATCGATAAGCCAAAAGAAGTATTAGTATTTATCTCTCCCAATGATTTTGCGATGCCGGAAGTTCTCAGAAAACAAGGGATTTTGCCAGACGATGAACTTGATGCCTTGCATGAAAATGACCCTACTTGGAAACGAAATTTCAAATTACAATTTGAAGCGACAAGAGTTTCCTATGTTCTACAAGCTTTAAAACTATCTTACGAACAATCCATCCTACTTAGCCAACAAACAAAATTGGCTTTTTTTGAGGAACTAAACCAAATCTTCTTTCAGCCGGATCGATATTTATGGGAATCTTTTTTCTTAGGACAAGTAAGCCCAAAAGTCTGCAGAAAAAAAGAAAATCAAACTACGGTCGTTTGTCCAGAACCAATTCCTGTTCATGAATTCACTTGCATTGACAAAGCACCGAATGAAAAAGATCTTCCTCCCCTGCCAGATCTGACAAAAAAGTCATATGACCGACTGTATCAGTTGAGCCTTGAAAAAGGATTTCGATTGCATCCTGTATTTATACCAGTGCAAGTTGAAGAAATCTATTGTCATCTCAATGGGAAATACCATCCGCTCGGAAATTATAGCCTCCAAGCAAAAGCCTATTGGAAGACCAAATCGGTACACTCAATCGATTTGACAGATTACACTCCTGAAATGTGTGGAACAAAATTTGAGGAACAAAGTGAAATCAAATTATCCAAAATCCGAGATTTCTTCATTCCGGGAGATGGGCACCTAACAAAGCTAGGCAATGAATGGGTTGCTAAATCGTTAAAAACAGAATTGGGAAAATTAAAATAA
- the pheA gene encoding prephenate dehydratase has translation MSSAEEELNKLRSKIDEIDSQIIRLIQERASFAKEIGHVKKNSNEAIYRPDRERDVYEKVTKQSKGPLPDSVLRAIYREMMSGTIALEHPLQVGYLGPEGSFSYEALRNKFGSSIESIPLPTIPDVFRAVDSGQIEYGIVPVENSTEGHVSSTLDMLLESHVSIYSESYQKIQFSLLGYEKDLKKIQKIYGIRIGNEQCRNWISANLSHAEIIETSSTAMAAKTVAEKKEGAAIASKIASETYGLDIIKEGIQDFSGNTTRFLVIGKTDCPRTSSDKTSIVFSLPNQVGSLFSALSLFQDHSINLLKIESRPMKSNRWEYNFFIDFKGHKNDPLIESVLSDLKTRCLTLKVLGSYPISEENL, from the coding sequence ATGAGCAGTGCCGAGGAAGAATTAAATAAGTTACGATCTAAAATTGATGAGATAGACTCACAAATCATTCGATTGATTCAGGAAAGAGCTAGTTTCGCGAAAGAAATCGGGCATGTAAAAAAGAATTCGAATGAAGCCATTTACCGCCCAGATAGAGAACGTGATGTATACGAAAAAGTAACCAAACAATCAAAGGGGCCACTTCCAGATTCAGTTCTACGGGCAATCTACAGAGAGATGATGTCAGGAACAATTGCCTTGGAGCACCCTCTGCAAGTGGGCTATTTAGGTCCTGAAGGATCTTTTTCTTATGAGGCACTCAGAAATAAATTTGGATCCTCGATTGAATCGATTCCCTTGCCTACAATCCCTGACGTGTTTCGCGCGGTTGATTCAGGTCAGATTGAATATGGCATTGTCCCCGTTGAAAACTCCACGGAAGGACATGTTAGTTCCACCTTAGATATGTTATTGGAATCTCATGTAAGTATTTATTCAGAATCTTATCAGAAAATTCAATTCTCACTTCTCGGCTATGAAAAAGATCTAAAAAAAATTCAGAAGATTTATGGAATTCGGATCGGCAATGAACAATGCCGAAATTGGATTTCTGCCAATCTCTCTCACGCAGAGATCATAGAAACATCTTCAACTGCAATGGCCGCAAAGACAGTCGCTGAAAAAAAAGAAGGAGCTGCGATTGCATCCAAGATTGCTAGTGAAACCTATGGCTTGGATATCATAAAGGAAGGGATCCAAGACTTTTCAGGAAACACAACTCGATTTTTAGTGATTGGAAAAACTGATTGTCCAAGAACAAGTAGCGATAAGACATCTATCGTTTTTTCCTTACCCAATCAAGTTGGCTCGCTTTTTTCTGCACTTTCTCTTTTCCAAGACCATTCTATCAATTTACTAAAGATCGAGTCCAGACCGATGAAATCAAATCGTTGGGAGTATAACTTTTTCATCGATTTTAAAGGCCATAAAAACGATCCACTCATTGAATCTGTCTTATCTGATTTGAAGACTAGATGCCTAACACTAAAGGTATTGGGTTCTTATCCGATCTCAGAAGAGAATTTATGA
- the scpB gene encoding SMC-Scp complex subunit ScpB, with protein MLEALLFISSTPIKLSSLAKSCGIEKTEARELLDELILDYEEREGGFLLREIAGGYQFITSQTYSEALSHIFKDKKRETLSRGTLDTLAILAYKQPITLSELDEIRGVSSRAMVASLISKKLVKAVGQKEVPGRPTLYGTTNEFLIHFGLSKLADLPTPVEVKELKFEELSPESFEITDEPEVINPDFDTNSLPEELR; from the coding sequence TTGCTCGAAGCATTGCTATTTATTTCCTCTACTCCCATCAAACTTTCATCTCTTGCGAAATCATGTGGCATCGAAAAAACTGAGGCCAGAGAACTTTTAGATGAATTGATTTTGGATTACGAAGAAAGAGAAGGTGGGTTTTTACTGCGGGAGATTGCAGGCGGATACCAATTCATCACAAGCCAAACATATAGTGAGGCCCTCTCTCATATATTTAAAGATAAAAAGAGAGAAACACTCTCTCGGGGTACTTTAGATACCTTAGCGATATTAGCATACAAACAACCTATCACCTTAAGCGAGTTAGATGAGATTCGTGGAGTTTCTTCGCGTGCGATGGTTGCATCATTGATTTCAAAAAAATTAGTGAAGGCTGTTGGCCAAAAAGAAGTTCCAGGACGGCCAACTCTATACGGAACAACAAATGAATTCTTAATCCACTTTGGTCTGAGTAAATTGGCGGATTTGCCTACTCCAGTCGAAGTGAAGGAATTAAAATTTGAAGAACTCAGCCCTGAAAGTTTTGAGATTACCGATGAGCCAGAAGTCATCAATCCAGATTTTGATACAAATTCCTTACCAGAAGAGCTACGATGA
- a CDS encoding protein-glutamate methylesterase/protein-glutamine glutaminase: MTNKSKIVIIDDSLLVRNILSDVLGKKDGIEILATGKTGLDCIDLAEKLKPDFIILDIEMPVMDGLSALAEIKKKKLPSQVIMLSVLTQHGADATFKALELGAIDFVPKPSTGNQFSPEQISDVLIQKIRGYMDSKGLGSFSSKLQQSPILPAKDFLNKSFQKLVSVNAIAIGTSTGGPKALQTIFTSLPKDLTKPIFVVQHMPPGFTKAFADRLNGLSQISVKEAEHGEMVEAGHAYIAPGDYQMRVIEKGGHKLIDLKQDPPVNGHRPSIEVTFDSVSQVYGANHLLSVIMTGMGKDGANSITNIHKNGGVTLAQDEASSVVYGMNRAAVELGGIDFVLPLEDIVPKMIDILRARGN, translated from the coding sequence ATGACTAACAAATCAAAAATTGTCATCATTGATGATTCCCTCCTCGTTCGAAATATCTTAAGCGATGTACTTGGGAAAAAAGACGGGATTGAAATCCTCGCAACTGGAAAGACTGGTTTAGATTGCATAGACTTGGCAGAAAAACTCAAACCAGACTTTATCATTTTGGATATTGAGATGCCTGTCATGGACGGATTGTCCGCCCTTGCGGAAATCAAGAAGAAAAAACTGCCATCGCAAGTGATAATGCTCTCCGTATTAACTCAGCATGGCGCAGATGCAACCTTTAAGGCCTTAGAGTTAGGTGCTATCGACTTTGTGCCTAAACCGTCCACAGGAAATCAGTTTTCGCCCGAGCAGATTTCGGATGTGCTGATACAAAAAATTCGCGGTTATATGGATTCAAAGGGACTAGGCTCCTTTAGTTCCAAACTTCAGCAATCGCCAATTCTACCGGCCAAGGATTTTCTAAATAAAAGTTTTCAAAAACTGGTCTCCGTAAACGCTATAGCAATTGGCACTTCAACTGGTGGTCCAAAGGCCTTGCAGACAATTTTTACGTCACTTCCCAAGGACCTGACGAAGCCTATATTTGTTGTCCAGCATATGCCACCTGGTTTTACTAAGGCCTTTGCTGATCGATTGAATGGATTGAGCCAGATAAGCGTAAAAGAAGCGGAACATGGGGAAATGGTAGAGGCAGGGCATGCCTACATTGCTCCAGGAGATTACCAAATGCGAGTCATAGAAAAAGGTGGTCACAAGTTGATCGATTTAAAACAAGATCCTCCTGTTAATGGACATAGACCATCCATAGAAGTGACCTTTGACTCTGTTTCACAGGTTTACGGAGCCAACCATCTATTGTCTGTTATTATGACAGGTATGGGCAAAGATGGCGCCAATTCTATAACCAATATCCATAAAAATGGCGGGGTTACATTGGCGCAAGATGAGGCAAGTTCGGTTGTTTATGGAATGAACCGAGCAGCTGTTGAGTTAGGCGGAATTGATTTTGTTTTACCTTTAGAAGATATTGTACCTAAGATGATTGATATATTGAGAGCGAGAGGAAATTAG
- a CDS encoding LemA family protein: protein MIQTVQRFFLAFLLLSAVSNCGYNRIQELDEEVSASWAEVLNQYKRREDLVPNLVAATKGYANQEKDIMKGIAEARSKLGSIQATPELLRDPEAFSKFTQAQGELGGFLGRLMSIQENYPELKSSQLFSDLTAQLEGTENRITVARNRFIKATKDYNVFIRQFPQVLTAKAFGYDAKPTFTVADEKKIENAPKVEF, encoded by the coding sequence ATGATTCAAACTGTACAAAGATTTTTCCTAGCGTTCCTTCTTTTATCTGCAGTATCAAATTGCGGATACAATCGCATCCAAGAATTAGATGAAGAAGTGTCAGCATCCTGGGCAGAAGTTCTCAACCAATACAAGAGGCGAGAGGATCTCGTCCCCAATTTAGTTGCGGCCACGAAAGGCTATGCGAATCAAGAAAAGGATATCATGAAAGGGATTGCGGAAGCACGTTCCAAACTTGGTTCCATCCAGGCGACTCCAGAGTTACTCAGAGACCCAGAAGCTTTCTCTAAGTTTACACAGGCACAAGGTGAGCTAGGTGGCTTTTTAGGTCGTTTGATGTCGATCCAAGAGAATTATCCAGAACTAAAATCAAGCCAGTTGTTCTCAGATTTAACGGCTCAATTGGAAGGCACTGAAAACCGCATTACAGTTGCTAGAAATAGGTTTATAAAAGCAACAAAAGACTACAATGTGTTCATTCGACAATTCCCTCAAGTGCTAACCGCAAAGGCTTTCGGCTATGATGCCAAACCAACCTTTACCGTAGCGGATGAGAAAAAAATTGAAAATGCTCCCAAAGTAGAATTCTAA
- a CDS encoding segregation and condensation protein A codes for MSQTPEFIVRWNNQDGGLTEGPLSVLWSLIDSYKVDIFEVSLARITSDFIQFLRTSQSLSIELSSEFALMAAHLVYLKSKALLPDPGFEEEDIEPPLPKELVDKLLEHKKFQMAGQRLAELDRITAGMFTRETNQVLEEEDSWLDVSLVDLISAFNSILEKEAANSGEEDIPIYEGHQQYSVEDKMAFLHRILDEKGELHFLDLFTQYPPEKKEIVAGFIAVLETVKIRVCKVVQHQLFGEIKIVKVA; via the coding sequence ATGAGCCAAACTCCTGAATTTATCGTCCGTTGGAACAACCAGGATGGTGGACTCACGGAGGGCCCTTTGAGTGTTCTTTGGAGTCTGATTGATAGTTATAAAGTGGACATTTTTGAAGTGTCTCTCGCTCGGATCACTTCTGATTTTATTCAGTTTTTGAGGACGTCTCAATCTTTATCGATAGAACTCAGCTCAGAGTTTGCATTGATGGCAGCGCATCTCGTTTATTTGAAATCAAAAGCTCTCCTACCCGATCCAGGGTTTGAAGAGGAAGACATTGAGCCACCGCTGCCAAAAGAGTTAGTAGATAAATTATTGGAGCATAAAAAATTCCAGATGGCTGGTCAAAGGCTCGCTGAGTTAGATCGTATAACGGCGGGTATGTTTACTCGCGAAACAAATCAGGTTTTGGAAGAAGAAGATAGTTGGTTGGATGTCAGTTTGGTTGACTTAATTTCTGCCTTTAACTCAATCTTAGAAAAAGAAGCTGCTAATTCTGGCGAAGAAGATATCCCAATCTACGAAGGACATCAACAATACTCTGTAGAAGATAAAATGGCGTTTCTACATCGTATACTGGATGAAAAGGGTGAATTGCACTTTTTGGACTTATTCACTCAATACCCACCAGAAAAGAAAGAGATAGTCGCCGGTTTCATTGCTGTTCTGGAAACAGTTAAGATAAGGGTATGTAAAGTTGTCCAACACCAATTGTTCGGTGAGATAAAAATAGTAAAGGTTGCATAA
- a CDS encoding DUF1343 domain-containing protein: MKQIKSLTKFSGCSAGILTNQSAFGFEGKYHFEAYSEIVSLKTLFLPEHGLFAELQDQVSGKDLSYLFGDLQIVNLYGDTESSLVPESKILQSLDLIIIDIRDVGSRYYTFLTSAFYMMEAASEIKKNGGKAPIFVIVDSPNPIGTKVEGSPLQVAFESFVGVRTVPHRHGLSPGGLLSYYNLEFHLKLDVAVVPIGVYHPKKFDSFLWVPPSPNIPTQNTCYVYPGQCLLEGTNLSEGRGTTKPFETFGAPYLQGPEKRELDRRLELHQAKSKQIRKLRFLPTFHKFKDQICEGYQLLILDPKKFRSLYFSLFLIKNTKELFPDAFKFLTGVYEFRSDKPAIELLVGDSFLLDYVNGKVSETACLEYLEHQEKQWILKTKDFRY; the protein is encoded by the coding sequence ATGAAGCAGATTAAAAGTTTAACAAAGTTTTCTGGTTGTTCCGCTGGAATTTTAACCAATCAAAGTGCTTTTGGCTTTGAAGGAAAATACCATTTTGAGGCTTATTCTGAAATAGTATCCCTAAAAACATTGTTTTTACCAGAGCATGGTTTGTTTGCTGAGCTTCAAGATCAGGTCAGCGGTAAAGATTTAAGTTATTTGTTTGGTGACCTTCAAATTGTAAATCTTTACGGAGATACAGAATCTTCTCTTGTGCCAGAATCAAAAATTCTCCAAAGTTTGGATCTGATTATTATTGATATTCGAGATGTCGGATCTCGTTATTATACGTTTTTGACTTCTGCCTTCTATATGATGGAAGCCGCTTCTGAAATCAAAAAAAATGGAGGGAAAGCTCCCATTTTTGTAATCGTAGACTCTCCGAATCCAATCGGAACAAAGGTAGAGGGGAGTCCATTACAGGTAGCCTTTGAATCTTTTGTTGGTGTACGGACTGTGCCACATCGACATGGGCTTAGTCCTGGTGGATTGTTAAGTTATTATAATCTGGAATTCCATCTAAAACTAGATGTCGCTGTTGTTCCAATAGGTGTTTACCATCCAAAAAAATTTGATAGCTTTTTGTGGGTACCACCTTCCCCAAATATACCTACACAAAATACCTGTTATGTGTATCCGGGTCAATGTTTGTTAGAAGGGACAAACCTCTCGGAGGGACGTGGCACGACAAAACCCTTCGAAACATTCGGAGCTCCCTACTTACAAGGACCAGAAAAAAGAGAGCTAGACCGTCGATTAGAATTGCACCAGGCCAAAAGTAAACAGATTCGGAAGTTAAGGTTTTTGCCGACCTTTCATAAGTTCAAAGACCAGATTTGTGAAGGATACCAACTGCTGATTTTGGATCCAAAAAAATTTCGATCCCTTTACTTTTCGCTGTTTTTGATTAAGAATACAAAAGAACTCTTTCCTGATGCATTTAAATTTTTGACAGGCGTGTATGAATTCCGCTCCGACAAACCAGCCATTGAATTACTTGTAGGAGATAGTTTTCTTTTGGATTACGTGAATGGAAAGGTGTCGGAAACTGCATGTTTGGAGTATCTTGAGCACCAAGAAAAACAATGGATTCTTAAAACAAAAGATTTCCGTTATTAA
- a CDS encoding response regulator, giving the protein MARILVVDDAKFMRTLVKDALVGAGHEIVGEAENGNIAIEQYKALKPDLVTMDITMREKDGIEATKEIIKFDAQAKIIMVTALGQEDLLAKAIKMGVKDFVVKPFPPERLQQAAAKALGL; this is encoded by the coding sequence ATGGCAAGGATATTAGTAGTGGATGATGCAAAATTCATGAGGACTCTTGTAAAAGACGCCCTTGTGGGAGCAGGTCACGAGATAGTTGGTGAAGCTGAAAACGGAAATATTGCCATTGAACAATACAAGGCTTTAAAACCTGATTTGGTAACCATGGACATTACCATGAGAGAAAAAGATGGGATTGAAGCAACAAAAGAGATCATTAAATTTGATGCACAAGCAAAAATCATCATGGTGACTGCACTCGGCCAAGAGGATTTATTAGCAAAGGCGATCAAAATGGGAGTCAAGGATTTTGTAGTAAAACCTTTCCCACCAGAAAGACTGCAACAAGCAGCTGCTAAAGCTCTCGGGTTGTAA
- a CDS encoding DUF6989 domain-containing protein: MKKVHFLEESFLFAYFSVFTIISICVLRFLDFSQGWKFFLLVLLFQISFPLVSLVFRFYNLFRIWLFLLPLSIMMVVPDWFLSGVLSVLVFPEDGFAKIGTVSAYMAGLWSIPLFVLVYTGIKLEERSVSIIGTCLWVAFLSVVVFGLSEAFSNELGSWYAQNVKMSYGIAHYVLVPEMILSVATYLAYQGFSTSPLWMQIPISFLIMVQYAGSLAVSYLFFEKIM; encoded by the coding sequence ATGAAGAAAGTCCATTTTTTAGAAGAGTCCTTTTTATTTGCTTATTTTAGCGTTTTTACTATTATATCAATTTGTGTGCTTCGTTTCCTAGATTTTTCTCAAGGATGGAAGTTTTTTCTGCTCGTTCTCCTCTTTCAAATCAGCTTCCCTCTAGTGAGCCTTGTATTCCGGTTTTATAATCTATTTCGGATTTGGCTCTTTTTATTGCCGCTTTCCATTATGATGGTCGTACCTGATTGGTTTCTTTCTGGCGTACTCTCTGTGTTAGTATTTCCAGAAGATGGCTTTGCCAAAATTGGCACGGTGTCGGCATACATGGCAGGCCTTTGGTCGATTCCATTATTTGTGCTTGTCTACACAGGCATAAAACTAGAGGAACGTTCCGTTTCCATCATTGGTACTTGCCTTTGGGTCGCATTTTTATCCGTCGTAGTCTTTGGTTTGTCGGAAGCTTTTTCCAATGAACTTGGATCTTGGTATGCCCAAAATGTTAAGATGTCTTACGGGATTGCCCATTATGTTTTGGTCCCTGAAATGATCTTAAGTGTGGCAACTTACCTTGCCTACCAAGGATTTTCGACGAGTCCTCTCTGGATGCAGATTCCTATCTCCTTCCTCATCATGGTCCAATACGCAGGAAGCCTCGCAGTGAGTTATTTATTTTTCGAAAAAATCATGTAA
- a CDS encoding prephenate dehydrogenase: MMTNQEVLIVGMGLMGGSLSLAIKERCKNFRVTGVVRSENSKKTAESMHLADEILLDSSLSVSFPWGNYDFIIFSTPVDSVIRYIPMLPKSGKTFITDLGSTKKTIIDAINRHFGEDHRYLSSHPMCGSEFSGPAAAKVDLYDQKLCILTKANSTSIDAYDFIRGFWEQIGCWTLDMDAKEHDETLAYLSHLPHIISTLLVDTAIENETVKKIINATDKPITGGGFRDMSRIAGSNFEMWLSIFRENQTYVYESLLKYRDQLNSILEDFSNGKPLEETRLQSLWNLAKEGKKKIQKANEAD, from the coding sequence ATGATGACAAATCAAGAAGTGCTCATCGTTGGTATGGGACTTATGGGCGGTTCTCTCTCGCTTGCAATTAAAGAGAGATGCAAAAATTTCAGAGTAACAGGCGTTGTTCGATCTGAAAATTCCAAAAAAACTGCTGAGTCTATGCATTTAGCAGATGAAATCCTTTTAGATTCATCCTTAAGTGTTTCCTTTCCTTGGGGGAACTATGACTTTATTATTTTTTCTACTCCAGTTGATTCTGTTATTCGCTACATTCCAATGCTACCCAAAAGTGGGAAGACTTTTATAACTGATTTGGGATCTACAAAAAAGACGATCATTGATGCAATCAACAGACATTTCGGTGAAGATCATAGGTATCTTTCTTCTCACCCTATGTGTGGGTCTGAATTTTCGGGTCCTGCAGCGGCCAAGGTAGACTTGTATGATCAAAAACTATGTATTTTGACAAAAGCGAATTCTACAAGTATAGACGCATATGATTTTATCAGAGGTTTTTGGGAGCAAATCGGATGTTGGACTTTGGATATGGATGCCAAAGAACATGATGAAACCTTAGCCTACTTATCTCACCTTCCTCATATTATCTCCACATTGTTAGTTGATACTGCCATTGAAAATGAGACCGTCAAGAAGATCATTAACGCGACTGACAAGCCGATTACGGGCGGTGGCTTTCGCGATATGTCTAGGATTGCAGGTTCTAATTTCGAAATGTGGTTATCTATCTTTCGAGAGAATCAAACTTACGTTTACGAATCCTTATTAAAATATAGAGACCAATTGAATTCTATCCTAGAGGATTTTTCCAATGGTAAACCTCTTGAAGAGACTAGACTCCAATCGTTATGGAATCTAGCAAAAGAAGGAAAGAAAAAAATTCAGAAAGCAAATGAAGCAGATTAA
- a CDS encoding MBOAT family O-acyltransferase, protein MLFNSVHYLLFAPIVIITYFLIPKRMQGILLFIVSLYFYAIFKLPFLILLVFSFVSTKLAVDQMVRATTKLYKTLWLSVAIWANLGLLFIFKYLDFSIQTINLLLGREICDPQAIPLVGLVLPMGISFFTLQAISYAIDVHRGIVQPAKSIFHFGLFLSFFPQLVAGPILRASDVLHQFLEPKEFEWENLHKGIRQFLWGVFKKTFVADPLTLAVDPAFADPHSYSGIALLSAGTLFCIQIYCDFSGYSDIAIGTGRILGFHIPKNFDRPFLSGTLTELWRRWHISFSSWLRDYVYISLGGNRKGELIAFINLFVTTFVSGIWHGADWTYVLWGATHASMMVVEKFVFKFQKARNAWDSVPKILQPIYPCAIFVLSIFFFRARPTETIPYGIQVSFVIFERMFTFAKGLSLDFTFEMGLAVFLLFFVDIVQNKKEDAFDFFMKRPFILYSISAIMLVTAFLIYSVAVSSPFVYFQF, encoded by the coding sequence ATGTTATTTAATTCAGTTCACTATCTTCTCTTCGCACCGATTGTTATTATCACATATTTTTTAATTCCCAAACGTATGCAGGGGATTCTATTATTTATTGTTAGCTTATACTTTTACGCGATTTTTAAGCTTCCATTTTTGATATTGCTAGTTTTTTCTTTTGTCAGTACAAAATTAGCTGTCGACCAAATGGTTCGTGCGACCACAAAACTCTATAAAACTCTTTGGCTGTCCGTTGCCATTTGGGCAAATTTGGGTTTATTATTCATCTTTAAATATCTAGATTTTTCCATTCAGACCATTAATCTGCTTTTAGGTCGTGAAATATGCGATCCGCAAGCAATTCCTCTAGTGGGGCTTGTCCTTCCGATGGGGATTAGTTTTTTTACGTTGCAAGCAATTTCATATGCGATCGATGTCCATAGAGGAATCGTTCAGCCGGCAAAATCTATCTTTCACTTTGGATTATTTTTATCTTTTTTTCCCCAACTTGTTGCTGGGCCCATTTTACGAGCGAGTGATGTGTTGCACCAATTTTTGGAACCAAAAGAATTTGAATGGGAAAATCTCCATAAGGGCATACGCCAATTTTTATGGGGAGTCTTTAAAAAAACTTTTGTTGCCGATCCATTGACTCTCGCGGTAGATCCTGCTTTCGCCGACCCTCATTCCTATTCTGGAATTGCTTTGTTATCTGCAGGAACTTTATTCTGCATTCAAATCTATTGTGATTTTTCTGGATACTCAGATATCGCCATTGGAACCGGTCGTATACTAGGGTTTCATATTCCAAAAAATTTTGACCGACCATTTTTGTCGGGAACTTTGACGGAACTTTGGCGCAGATGGCATATTTCATTTTCTTCCTGGTTAAGAGATTACGTCTATATCTCATTAGGTGGAAACAGAAAGGGAGAACTGATCGCGTTTATCAATCTTTTTGTTACTACTTTTGTTTCTGGAATCTGGCACGGAGCAGATTGGACCTATGTGTTGTGGGGGGCCACTCACGCAAGTATGATGGTTGTAGAAAAATTTGTTTTTAAGTTCCAAAAGGCCAGAAACGCCTGGGATTCCGTTCCCAAGATTCTCCAGCCAATCTACCCTTGTGCCATTTTTGTGCTCTCAATTTTTTTCTTTCGAGCAAGGCCAACCGAAACGATACCTTACGGAATTCAAGTGTCCTTTGTGATTTTTGAAAGGATGTTTACATTTGCAAAAGGATTGAGCCTTGATTTTACATTCGAAATGGGTTTAGCTGTATTTCTCCTTTTCTTCGTGGATATTGTGCAGAACAAAAAAGAGGACGCTTTTGATTTTTTCATGAAGCGTCCTTTTATATTGTATTCAATTTCCGCAATCATGCTCGTCACTGCATTTCTAATCTACAGTGTAGCAGTTTCGAGCCCATTTGTTTACTTTCAGTTTTAG